CTGCGGTCTGGACGCCTGCGGCCGGGTCGCGCGGGGCGGGGACGAGACCCGCTTCCACTGGCGCACCGAGGCCGGCGAGTTCCCGGTCGTGCTGTCGGAGGTCGACGGCGCGACGCTCTACTCGCTGGTGCACGAGCCCGCGGAATTCATCGGGCAGTACTACCAGCGGGGCAAGGTGGCCCGGGCGCTCGGCGTGGAGGAGACCGACCTCGCCATCACGGGCCTGCCCTGCGAGATCGTCTCGGCGGGCCTGCCGATCCACATCGTCCCGATGGGTTCGCTCGCGGCGGTGCAGTCCATCCGCTTCGACCGGGACGCGGCGCGGGAGATCTCCCGCGACCTGGGCTTCGGCGACCTCTTCGTCTTCACCTGCGAAGCCGAGGGCGCCGGGGTCGACGTGCACTGCCGCATGTTCGCCCAGGATTTCGGCATCCCCGAGGACGCGGCGACCGGCAGCGCGGCGGGCGCCCTGATCGCCTACATGATCAAGCACCGCCTGGTGCCGCCGGCGCCGCGCGTCCGCATCGTCTGCGAGCAGGGCCTGGAGATGAAGCGGCCCAGCCGCCTCTACGCCGAGGCCGAGGTCCGCGACGGCCGCTGCGGCGCCATCCGCGTCGGCGGGCACGGCGTCCTGCTCGCCCAGGGACGCCTGCGCTTCGACCAGGGATCGGTCGCCTGAGGCCGCCCCCCAA
The nucleotide sequence above comes from bacterium. Encoded proteins:
- a CDS encoding PhzF family phenazine biosynthesis protein, with amino-acid sequence MFEREFMHLDLYTRAPFGGSRLTLFPDATGLPTALLQVIAREMGTGETAFAEPDPGEGNRARLRIFTPKGEVPLSGLSIMGATCGLDACGRVARGGDETRFHWRTEAGEFPVVLSEVDGATLYSLVHEPAEFIGQYYQRGKVARALGVEETDLAITGLPCEIVSAGLPIHIVPMGSLAAVQSIRFDRDAAREISRDLGFGDLFVFTCEAEGAGVDVHCRMFAQDFGIPEDAATGSAAGALIAYMIKHRLVPPAPRVRIVCEQGLEMKRPSRLYAEAEVRDGRCGAIRVGGHGVLLAQGRLRFDQGSVA